The genomic segment ACTGTATGTGTCGCATATAACGACCGCTACTCTACTGCCAGTTAGTTTCATGATTTCAGACCGTATTCTTTTCGCGGATTCATCTGAGTTCTTGGGCAAGAGCGCATAAGAGTCTTCACCAGATACGTTAGATTTGTCTATTCCCGCGTTTATACATATCAAGCCACTTTCGTTTTCCACAATGAGTATCTCTGGAGAAACTTTCACTATTCTTTTCGCTTCCCTCAGCACCAACTCAACGAATCTGGGGTCCTTTGACGTAATTTTCGCTATTTCTTCTGCTCTTTCAGACGGTTTTACGTCTTCCAACTGGACTATTCTTCCCTCTGCCTTTGACACTACTTTTTGTGCAACAACCACAATGTCCCCATCGTCTATAGATACGCTGTTCTTTTTTGCAGTTTCAACAATTATTTTCGCTAGGTTGTCTCCGGCTCTCACTAAGGGAAAACCTACAAGACCTACGATGCTGACAATTTTCGCCTGCATGTTATACCCTTCAAACCGAGTTCGCATGGTTGCCTTTTCTTATACAAGAACCTCAGTGATATATTTTCAATAATAGACTTGTAAAGGCTTGCATCAAAAAGAAACTGACGGCGTGGAAACTCGATTTTGTCGTGGTAAAGACGGGAAGAAAGCTTCCAAGGGTAGAACCGTGAACAAAGAAAATGCTTATTTAATGTGCTTTGTTCAAAAACCTTGATGCTAGCTTGGAGATTCAACTAAATCAGTTGGTCACGCCCTTCAGTTTAGAGCATACCTTAAGATGCGGTCAGTCGTTTCGATGGAGAAAACTGGGCGACTGGTGGTACGGTGTTGTCGATGAAAAAGTTGTTAAGATTAGACAGATCGACGATAAGTTGTGGTTTCAAACTTTTCCTGAAGAAGCGAATGCTGCGTTCATGAGAAACTACTTCAGGCTGAATGACAACTTACCGCACATACTGTCCCAAATCAGTAGAGATGAGCACATAAGAAGAGCTATCCAACGCTTCTCTGGGCTAAGAATCATCCGACAACAACCATGGGAATGCCTAATCTCTTATATCTGCGCAACATACAAGAACATTCCAGCAATCAAAGAAACGATTCTCAACTTATCCAAACGGTTTGGAACAAAAATAACATTTGACGACTATGATTTCTACACGTTTCCCAAACCCAGCGACTTGGCTAACTCAGATATCGAAGTCTTGAGAAAGTGTAAGCTAGGGTTTAGGGCAAAGCGGGTTTTGAAAACCTCTAGAATTATACACAAGGAAGAACTTGATTTGGAAGCTTTGAGGAAAACGGATTATGAACACGCTAGAAACGAGCTCTTGTCACTGCCCGGGGTTGGACCGAAAGTTGCAGACTGCGTCCTCCTCTTCTCTTTAGACAAACTCGAGGCGTTTCCCGTGGACGTTTGGATGAGGCGCATAATCCTGGAATATTATTCTAGCCATTTTGAACCTTTGTTCATTGAAAAAATTCGGAACAAAAGATCGCTTACACCTCGCGAATATAGAGAGATTAGCTTGTTTGGGCGAAGATATTTTGGGCGATACGCGGGGTATGCGCAGGAGTATCTGTTTCACTACGAAAGGCATCAATCAAGATAGGATTTGATATTATAGTTCTAACCTTACAAGAGGGAATTCTGGGTTTGTTTCGTCTTTTATGTGAAATCCTTTTTTGAGATAGATCTCGATTGGTCCGGAAGGGTTGTTAGACGACCCTCTTCTTGCAAATGTTTCAATAGCTTTGAAGCCTCGTTTCTTCAGGTCTAAGATGATGCTTTCAAGTAGTTTCATGCCTATGCCTCTTCCACGTAAAGCCTTTTTGGTAATGTATAGGCAGGAAAGAAAAATGGTGCCGTCTCCTAACCGTCCAACTAGCTTAGACCCATAGCTACTGATATTAGGAAGATGAGTGACGGGTCCGTATTGAGCGTAACCCACTGCACTATCGTTATAGTAAACAATTTTGCCGCAGTTTCCAAACTCTCTCAACGTTTGGAGAAACCACTCTTTCTTCTTTCTTACCAACTCTGACTTCAGGAGCTTCGCCTTTTCGGAATCCTCGGGAAACTCCCAATACAGACAGCTTCTGCAAGGTTCTGGAACGTCATCTAAGTTTTCTCGCGTAATGCCCTTGACTACAGCCTTCATAATCACTCGCTCTCAAAGACTATTTTGTCAGCGGTTCTCAAAAGCTTTTCAGAGCTTCCGTTTAACGCTTCTCAAATTATGCCTAACAGTTGAAGTAGAAAAAGAGGGTGGTAGGGTTCGATGAAGAACTAAGGATGGTTTATCCCTTGACAACCCCTAGTGGAACCAAGCGGACCACACGTGTTGCGATTCCAACCTTGTCGCTCACTTTCGCCACTCTGTCCACATCTTTATATGCTAGGTCAGCTTCCTCAGCTAAAACAATAGAACTGGCAGCCCTAACCACGATTCCACGTTGTCCCAAAGCCTTTTTCACGTCTCCACCCCAGAACCTTCTTTTCGCAGCGGTTCGACTCATCATACGGCCTGCTCCATGAGCTGTGGATCCAAATGAAACATCCATGGCTTTAGATGTGCCAACCATCAGCCATGAGCTGGTTCCCATGCTTCCGGGGATGAGTACAGGTTGTCCAACGTCTCGATAGTCTGCGGGAACTTCTACACGTCCGGGTCCAAACGACCTTGTTGCTCCTTTCCTGTGAATCCAAACCTTTCTTCGTTGTCCATCTACCTTGTGTTCTTCAACCTTTGCGATGTTGTGAGCTACGTCATAGAGTAGATGTAAGCCAAATTCGTCTGCTGGTCTTTTGAACACCTGTTCGAAGCTCTGGCGTACCCAGTGCGTAATTGCCTGTCGATTGCTGAATGCGTAGTTGACGGCGCAAGCCATGGCTTGATGGTAGTCTTCAGCCTCATTACTGGTGCCAGGTGCACAGGCGAGTTCTCGATCTGGCAAAACGATGTTATATTTATGAACTGCACGTTCCATGACACGCAGATAGTCGGAGCATACTTGATGTCCGAATCCACGTGAACCACAGTGAATCATAACGGTCACCTGCCCCACATGAGTGACACCAAAAGTTTTGGCAACGCGAGGATCGTAAATTTTGTCGACTTTTTGAACTTCGAGGAAGTGGTTTCCTGATCCTAGAGTGCCAACTTGAGTCAGCCCTCTTCTTTTGGCGGTGGTTGAAACCTTGTCGGGGTTAGCGATTTCCATGCAGCCGTTTTCCTCGCAATGTTTAGCATCTTCAGACCAGCCTAGCCCTTGATCCACAACCCATGGCACACCCTCAGCCATCAGCCGATCAAGCTCATGCGGGGTCAAGCGAAAGTCTTTTCGGCGACTGCCAAGTCCGCATGGAACATTAGTGAACATAGCATCCGTAATTTCAGCGAGTTTGGGGCGAATGTCTTCTTCAGAGAGGTTTGAGATTAGCATACGAACTCCGCAGTTGATGTCGTATCCAACGCCGCCGGGACTGATCACACCTTCTTCGTAGTCGGTGGCTGCAACGCCGCCGATGGGAAAGCCATATCCCTCATGGCCGTCGGGTAAAGTGATGGCGTGTTTGTAGATGCCGGGTAGGTGGGCGACATTGGAGCACTGTTCAAGGGTTCGGTCCGTTTTTATCTTTTGAAGTAGGTCTTCGTCGGCGAAGACTATGCCGGGAACTCGCATGCCGGGTTTGTATTTTTGAGGTATCCGCCAGCTGTATTCGTCGATTCTTTCAAGCGGGACTTTTGAAGGAGGTCTGCGGAATCTTTTTCCCCTACTCATTGAATCACCTTTAATGAAGGAAGATTCTTGGTGCATATATAAACAATTTTGGTGTTTACACCAAAGATTTGAATCCACATATCACCTGAGGATGCGACAGAGATAAACGCTTTGAGAGTGAAGTAATTCTGACTAGAGAACCGCGAAGCCTGAAGAAGAAAATAGGGGAAAACAAAGTTCATGGTAGTAGTCAAAGAAATCTTGTGTAAATCGATGCTCAGCCGATCACGTATTCCTACCATAGACTATGCGGTCAATCCGTACAGAGGGTGTGAGCACAAGTGCGTCTACTGCTACGCACGGTTCATGAAGCGGTTTACAGGTCACCAAGAGGAGTGGGGTGAATTTGTCGACGTGAAGATTAATGCGCCTCAAGTTTTGGCTCGAGAGCTTTCTAAGAAGGCTAAGGGACTTGTATATTTGAGCTCGGTCACCGATCCATATCAGCCTCTGGAGAAAAAGTACGAATTAACTAGGAAATGTCTGCAAAAACTGTTGGCACACAGTTTTCCCATAACCATTCAAACCAAGTCGTCGCTTGTTTTGAGAGATATCGACATGCTTGCCAAGTTCCCAGAGTGCGACGTA from the Candidatus Bathyarchaeota archaeon genome contains:
- the cofE gene encoding coenzyme F420-0:L-glutamate ligase, translated to MQAKIVSIVGLVGFPLVRAGDNLAKIIVETAKKNSVSIDDGDIVVVAQKVVSKAEGRIVQLEDVKPSERAEEIAKITSKDPRFVELVLREAKRIVKVSPEILIVENESGLICINAGIDKSNVSGEDSYALLPKNSDESAKRIRSEIMKLTGSRVAVVICDTYSRPFRRAQVEFAIGIADINPFKDYRGQKDLFDYVLKVKNVAIVDEIASAAELVMGQGKETMPVVIIKNLTRTELNEAFSIEDLNISREEDLFKETL
- a CDS encoding GNAT family N-acetyltransferase, producing the protein MIMKAVVKGITRENLDDVPEPCRSCLYWEFPEDSEKAKLLKSELVRKKKEWFLQTLREFGNCGKIVYYNDSAVGYAQYGPVTHLPNISSYGSKLVGRLGDGTIFLSCLYITKKALRGRGIGMKLLESIILDLKKRGFKAIETFARRGSSNNPSGPIEIYLKKGFHIKDETNPEFPLVRLEL
- a CDS encoding RtcB family protein; this encodes MSRGKRFRRPPSKVPLERIDEYSWRIPQKYKPGMRVPGIVFADEDLLQKIKTDRTLEQCSNVAHLPGIYKHAITLPDGHEGYGFPIGGVAATDYEEGVISPGGVGYDINCGVRMLISNLSEEDIRPKLAEITDAMFTNVPCGLGSRRKDFRLTPHELDRLMAEGVPWVVDQGLGWSEDAKHCEENGCMEIANPDKVSTTAKRRGLTQVGTLGSGNHFLEVQKVDKIYDPRVAKTFGVTHVGQVTVMIHCGSRGFGHQVCSDYLRVMERAVHKYNIVLPDRELACAPGTSNEAEDYHQAMACAVNYAFSNRQAITHWVRQSFEQVFKRPADEFGLHLLYDVAHNIAKVEEHKVDGQRRKVWIHRKGATRSFGPGRVEVPADYRDVGQPVLIPGSMGTSSWLMVGTSKAMDVSFGSTAHGAGRMMSRTAAKRRFWGGDVKKALGQRGIVVRAASSIVLAEEADLAYKDVDRVAKVSDKVGIATRVVRLVPLGVVKG
- a CDS encoding radical SAM protein; protein product: MVVVKEILCKSMLSRSRIPTIDYAVNPYRGCEHKCVYCYARFMKRFTGHQEEWGEFVDVKINAPQVLARELSKKAKGLVYLSSVTDPYQPLEKKYELTRKCLQKLLAHSFPITIQTKSSLVLRDIDMLAKFPECDVGFTITSVDDEVGRKYEPRSSPVEERLAALEELHDRKIMTYAFLGPMLPHITDNEESLRTMIQSLAQVKVDYVMVDRLNMRWGVWPSVTSFLKQHYPELIPEYKRIFWSRNDYFEKMKLKILKLCDEYGVRCEFCY